In Papaver somniferum cultivar HN1 chromosome 9, ASM357369v1, whole genome shotgun sequence, the genomic stretch actaggccggcgaagttggacggccgcaaCCTCTTTTAAGACCGTCTTTGACAGCCTTGCTCGTACGAGCTTCTTCCGAGCCTCTCCATACCATCTCAACCATCCTACTTCaggctggcgttcggtggttgttttgGGGCATAACATGTGTTCGACCGGCCAGGGTATAAACATGACCGTTGTGGTCATCGCGGTGATGGCCTGCTCGTGCTatggttcgtctaggctagttaaattatgtggccaacttgcgtggccgtgatcgtttctgagactgacacggacagtccagatttcctttaAGGGATTAAACTTGCTCGATCAGGCTAATATAAGCAtgctgatacgagattctctttgtcagagaatggtATGGCATGtatgggtatttcatgcatgcctcactattgacactcggagattcgtgttactatgCCGAatgtaaacactcagtcgtcatgctgcCTCaataatgagggtcctgctgagaacaacacaggaaatacaaggcaactcgtGCATTacttgataatgctataaattcacagaacatttgggatggttgctacatgcaccattctgggtgaattttgtatatttatcgtattgcttcgaataaagcgaataggtactcatcacttatcaaacggctttaccctttgcaggatgtcagcgcattagatttggttttacaattttagccctgaactaaaatccaccatcaacaataagttAAGTATCGACATTGAAAAACTGAAGCCGACATTGAACAACTACATAACGACAATGCCATGCTGGCATTCAAAATGAAAACACATCTATGACGGAGAAGATGTATTTTCAACATGGTTTCTGAACACAAAATGGCTAATGCCGGCATAGGATctaaaacctaaatgaatgcCGGTAAATAacaccggcattgtattcaatcTAAACTCTATGCCGCTTTTGAACATGCAGATTCTGGGGATTTTTCAAAACCAAACTGGCACAATATTCATGCAATAACCAACGCCGTAAATCTATTCTTGCATTGCATTCAACGAATACTCAATGTTGGCATTCTCACTGTAACTGAAaatttgaagttagggtttgcaattcTAACCGAAACCCGTTATTTTAAATCaatgagaacagttataaacgaCTAAGTAACACATACCTTCTCACGGAAGCCATCTGATTCAGCGGTTGATCATCGGAATCGTCGTCTTCTTCGTAAGAAATCCGTTTCAATCATTGTTCTTGAAGTTTATTCGCATTCGATTAGGGATTGGGTTTCTTCTTTCGGGGAGGCATGTTTATAGATttggttaatcgacgaagaaatttttgaatcgtcgCGAAATCGTTGAGTTTTTTTTATCTCCTAAGAGACTAATGCCAGAAGAGAATGGGGATATAGGATTTTAGGATTTAAGTTTCTATTTTGATGTAATGGCATAATTGTAATTCTATTAAGTGAAAGGGTATTTTGGTATTGTTGCACCAGAAAACCACCGGTTAGCAGATGGAGTAGGATGAGAGTAGTAATCCATATCCCCCACGGATTTATAGTATCCCTCAATTGCGCGTTCCTCCAAAATAGGTGATATTTTGAGAgacttttttctttgtttttcattgtgtaaaaaaataaatatactgCTTGTTTTACGCGTGTAAGGTGAAATTCAATATGTTTTGTCGTCTTTATAAATCGCCATGATTCCTAGAAAATCATTCAGAGAGTCTTCCAAAATCTCTACATTCACATAAAGTCACCCAAAATCTTTTACATAAAGAATCCCCTAATGTCTCTACTAATCCCAATTAAATAACCCATGTTAAGTATACTAACATATAGCAAATGTTGGGTGCTCTTCTTCGTTGGGAGGAGTTTATATATCTTGATTCTTGTTATTTGGTGAATTTTTAATGGCATCATCAGGTATACCGGGACACAGGATGTGGCAAAGAAGCAAACCACTTCACatgcaaagaaaagaaataaaaaagtagATCAAATCCCCCCTCTTGAAATACGGTACATTATTCGTTTTGACATTCTTGCATATAAATACTAAAATTTAATGTGGGAAGTTATGAAATAGCCACATCGGGTCCCACTATCTTGACCACATTGATGAACATTATTCGTCCACATGGCCCCCTCAACCATGTTAGTCACTTTactgttattattattatgttttgGTAATAAGATTTACACATCCACATTGCAATCAAAGTGTTCAATTCTAGGAACCGACAAATCAACATTGCTGTCCAAGTGAGTTAGAGATGAAGCTTAAAGCCATTGAGTCCACCTCGCTAGACGCTCTGGATTGCTTCTAATCAGCGGATACAGTTCGCGTTCGGTATAGGAAGCACATGGCTCATTCAAAGTTAAACCTAATAATGTAACATGGGATTAATAATTTTGTGATGTTATCGTACCTAAATGTATCCAGATAAATATTGACCATTCACCCGAAGTTAGTGTTGGAATCTAAAAATATGTCTGGATACTCGATGgaaaaatgtttttatttttccagAAGTCGAAGTTTAATTCCAAAAACTAAAAAGGTATTGCTTTGTAAAAGGTTATTACCTCCGTTTGAAAATAATAGCCAGGTTTTTACACATAAATCTgtctattattttttattttaaaaagaagagagtaattatttttgttttcagcaATCACTTAAAATTATGAACTTCTGAAAGTCAGAAAAACAATTTATGATATCTAAACACGTTATAATTCAGAGTATTTGTGGACAAAATCCTAAAAAACAGATGTTAATTTATGACATGCGGGCCTACGAAAGGATTGCCATTTTGAAGTTAATCATCTATGGTACGTGCAAGGGTAATTTAGACTTGCAGGAAGCCAAATAACGTGAATGCACCTCCGTGTTTGTGTTATTCACTGGCATACCGGAAAAATAtaaaggataaatttgtaaaaaAGGTATTCTTTTTAACTTTCCTCATGGCGGTGCTATTTCCTCCTCCaaaccttcaccaccaccactaccgtaATAACCACCAAAACCATTAGGTCCATCAACACCAGCACCACCATTCACTAATCGCGCTGCTCTCACCACCACCTTAATCAGGTACATTTCGCTTCATTAATTTCAAATTCGGTCGAAAGAAAGGTACATTTCTCTTCATTACAAAATCTCTCAGAAACACACTTTAACTGTTTGTGAAAATGCCAAGCAGAAATTTCATTACCTTCAGAAAAAATGAACTTCAGATGTGCAATCTATGTGTACTGTTTTTTAAATTTCTGGAAAAATTTAAATTGTGGCAGTTCACTGTTACAACCTAGGGCAACAATACTACGGCCAACTTTTCTTTGAAATGCTCTCCTGTTAACAGGGATTTGGTTCCATTCTATTTGCAAGTTTCAATATTAACTTTGGTAGGATCCTATGACTATTGTTTATAATTAGAATAACAAGTTCATATTCAATGACATCTGAGGTGTTGAATTTCGTATACAAAATTTGCTTGAATTTCTTTTGTAATGGATGGATAATTACCCATTCTGTTGCGAGGGGATAGTTCTACTTTTCAAAAAAGAACATTTTGAAGGTTCACATCTAGTGTGGTTTTGTTGTAGTATCGGTTGTGTTTGCCCTGAGTAAGTGTAACCAGTCAAAATCGAGTATTGGTCTCAGATTATGCAAATGCATATAAAGGTGATGGCCAACAAGAAATTGTATCTAAAATTCAAGGAACCCAAGAATACTACATTTTTTTTCATTCTTGACAAGCAAACTTCGCCACTGCTTGGTTTTTCTGATAGCAAAGTTGTACACTTTTTAATCTAGAAAAGTTGTACACGTAATAGTTGTACACTTTTCATGCTTCACCTAGCTGCAGCGTCTTCTTTTCATAATTCACAAATTTGTCAtggtcaaaacaaaacaaaacaaatttgtTAAGTCAATGATTTAGACATGATTAGATAGATGGTTTATTCATTAATGCTTAGCATAGGCGTTGTTAATTTCTTTGTGGGTACTTCTAATTTGTTGCGTATTGGAGTAGTATAGTAGTTCAACGTGTAGTAcccatctatatatatatatctctatGAAAATCTGATTATCTTGCTCTCACAAGTCACAAGCAACACACAGAATCTGTTTCTTCATCTCTATTATTATCATAGACATACATAATCTGTTACCAGTAAAGTTTTGGTTGTGTTCTTTGTTACAATTACTTATGGATTGTTTCAGGATGTAAGATAGCAAAAGAGAGATACAAGGTGGTCAGAAGAATCTCTTCACCAGCACCACCTCAACACTGCGGTGCCATCATGGCACGGGTTATCCACTGGTTAATTTTCAGTGGGTAGAGTGTGAAGACACCATAAACAAGTGTATCTAGATTCAAACTAGTCGGGCATTAGGATATCTGGCGCTGTTCAAGGCTGTGCTCGATTAGACTGACCTAGATGTAAAACACGACTTGTACTTGGCCGATTTTTAACAAGGGAAGTCAGAAAGAACCATTTAAAAATTTGCCTGTGCTTGTGAGTATtatgatgagcttgcagtaaaaGTACACTAGTATGTAGTAAAATCTTTGGTGTAGGTTCCGCAAGATGCTAAAAACAAAAAAGGTTcacaaagaaaagaataaaaactTTGGGCCATCTAGATTTACTCGCCTCAAGGATATTTTGCTTTGTCTTGTCAATAGTACCACACTATCACATGATTTTTAATCTTCTTCACATATCATTGCTCTTGTCAAATTACAAGTGCGTAACCGGTGCCACCCTAGTAGAATGATAAAGTCACcgagtgatgataccagtgaatCAGAAGGGAAATCCGGATCATGATTCACAGAGAAGAAGAATAGTAAATTAATCCGGATCATGATTTACAAggtgtgaaaaaaaaaaaaatcaatcccaTGGCCAAGTAGGCTTCTAGGAGCGTTAGGGGTAATAAAATGAAAACTGACCCTAAAAACCGAAAGGGCACAAAAAGCAAGGGATGACCTACATGAGTCGGCTTTTAACTATATTTAGCTGGACAGACAAAACCAACTTGTTATCACCATCGTCGCTATCTGCAGCTGTTACTGCtgatgacgaaattctttaactttaaattattttttctttttttactccCTTCTAATCTTCTTCTACTTCTCCTGCCTGCCATTTTTATGAATACCATGAGAGCATCTCAACCCacgttcttctttttcttattacAGCAAGAGAGAGAAACAAACCACAAGTAGAAAAAGATGAGTAACCAACAAGATAAATTGTTACAGATTCCATATAactgaagcaacaaacaaaacaaaataaaatagtttTGAGAGATCGAGTTAGTAGTACAAATTCACTTGCaagatatttatttttttggtagcTGTAAATTATAATAGTTTCTCTTCACGAGATGTCTAGTTTGATTGGCAATTCCGGCGGTGGTGgcggtgctgctgctgctgctgctgcaactagTACTAGTACCAGTACCACTGGTGTCAACAATGAAAGTGGTTCGATGAATGTTGATTTCCCAGAAAATGAGAGATTAAGAATCACTGCAGGTGGTCTAAGTGAAGAAGGTGACCGGAATTCAAGCGGTGGAAGTCGGTGGCCTCGCCAAGAAACTATGGCTTTGTTAAAGATAAGGTCGGATATGGATGTTATCTTTAGAGATTCAACTCTTAAAGGCCCACTCTGGGAAGAAGTTTCCAGGtaataattctttgaattcttGAATTAATCATGGATCTATCTATATATGTTTTTCATTTCTTGAATTTCATTATGTGTTATTCAGTTGCATTGGTGTTAACAACATAGACAATAATCATAGTCTTATCATGAACTTTGGGATCTGTGAAGTTAtgatttttatcttcttctcaaTCAGCACCagtactctttcttttttttctttcatggtaACTTGAAAGAGAGAACAAGTAGTCCCATTAAAGCTGTCTGATTATTCTCTCTTCTTCTGTTGTCTTTTTCCTTTTGGATCTTttcttgatttttatttatttttttgtcaaCCTTTAAACTATTTAAGCTCTCCATTATACTACTGTGAAGAAAGAACTGATTTTTTTTAGTTCTTCCAAATTTTTAGAAAATTGGCAGATCTTGGGTACCATAGAAATGCAAAGAAATGCAAAGAGAAGTTTGAGAATGTCTACAAATATCATAAAAGAACCAAAGATGGAAGATCTACAAAACAAGATGGCAAAACCTATAGATTCTTTGATCAATTAGAAGCTTTAGAGAATCAATtcccctcatcatcatcatcgtcactCCCGGCAGATATAAAGACTCAAGCTTCATCATTACCTGCTGCAACATTGATGGCACCCACGGATCCAattattattactaattcatcCCAACCCACCACTATTACTACTGCTATTCCAATTCCATCTAAGCTACCAAATATTAGTACCACTGAATTTATGACGACTTCACCGTCAACCTCTTCTTCTATGTTCTCGTTGGGCGGTGAAGACTCGGAAGGTACCCCGACGCAAAATAAGAAAAGGAAATTGACGATTTTCTTTGAGAACCTAATGAAGGAAGTTATACAAAAGCAGGAAACGTTGCAAAAGGAATTCTTGGAAGCTATAGAGAAATATGAACATCAACGTATGGTGAGGGAAGAGCAATGGAAGATGCAAGAATTAGCGAGAATTAATCGAGAACACGAGATTTTAATCCAAGAAAGATCTATTGCTGCAGCGAAAGATGCGGCTGTTATTGCATTCTTGCAGAAAATGTCATCGTCATCAACATCTCAACAACCTACacctagtaataataataatcagaTAATTCCAGTGCCATTACAGGAGCCGGAGAAAATTGATGACAACCCGCCACCAATAATAAGGCCATCATCAGATAATAACAACAATAATGGGAATAAGGATGAGAATAGTTTTCTTCCGAGAATTAGTTCTTCGAGATGGCCAAAGGTTGAGATTGAGGCTTTGATTAAAATGAGAACGGACCTTGAGGCGAAGTATCAAGATAATGGTCCTAAAGGGCCATTATGGGAGGAGGTTTCAACTGGAATGAAAAAACTAGGATATAATAGAAATGCCAAGAGGTGTAAAGAGAAATGGGAGAATATTAACAAATACTACAAGAAGGTGAAAGAGAGTAACAAGAAAAGACCAGAAGATTCAAAGACATGCCCGTATTTTGATCAACTTGAAGAACTTTATAAACAGAAAAACAATAGAAGAGCTATTCTGCATAATAACTCGTCGTCTGaaccacaacaacaaacaccagagAAAGGACAAGAGCAAGAACAagatcttgatgatattgatggaGATGAAGATGAAGGTGAAGATGGGTATGAGGTTGCGGTACACAAGACATCAATGGGAACTGCTGCTGATTGATGATGAGTGAATGACTGAACCTTAGACGTGGCCTGGCCTATTTGATAGAGTTTGTCGGATGTGATTATGTACATGGGACATGATAAAAGGGTAACGAAGCTTCATTTTATAATCTGAATTCTGAAACAACATGTGGGTATACTGGAGTGTGATTTATATAGTTCAGGATTTCAagctattttttatttatttgttatcTTATGAATAAAGTGATACTAAGATGTTAGTGATAAAGAGTCCACGAGAATTAGTAATAAAAAAACAATCTATGATAAACTTCATGATTATCTTAATTATTTGATTATTATTATATAATGGTATGatgatcttctttcttttttttttgtcgaaAATGGTATCATTCCTGTCCCTCAATCTCAAATTCATAGACCCTATCAATTAGCTCATATACCCTATCAATTAGCAAGTAGTACACTTACTCGGTAACTCAAATACTTGAAGAACACTGGGTTTCTTACTTGTGACGGACAACTTAGCAGAAAGCAACATTCTCCAAGGTTTTTCCACGTCTGATTAGGTTTTGTTAGGATTCAGGGAGATAAGAGCAGATAAGAACAACTGTGTAAAAAATTTAACTGAGCTTGTCAAGTGGAATCATTGGTACATGAAAATATTTGAATTATTTTACAATTCTGTTACTTCTATCAATAAGGTTGTTCTTATAAAAATGTTTTCGACCAATTGTGTTACTCCTCTCCTTTGCTTCCTTCATATTCCACTTCAGGCGCTGAAGGAGACTCTTTACTATTTCATCATTCGAATCTGGACTAAGGAGCAAAAATCCTTTCAGTTCAAGAATACTGGAACTTCAGAGAACAAGCAGACTTTTGCTCCTTCGATACTCCAGAGTTGCTGTCAGTGCAGTGGATATGAGCAGAGTCACCCACAGTTGATGTCAGAGAAAGCTTCGGGATGAAATTTCTGGCGCAATGCTTTTACAGCTAGTTCCATTCTCGCATGGTCCTGCTGCACATAAGAATATGGCTTTACAACTAAAGATGGTAAACTTCAGATGCAAAAgaggaaaaataagaataaaaattgaGAGTGCTTGGCTCAATTGTGTCCCACATACCTTCCCAACGAAGCTGACAATTTGAGGTCCCATTCTTGATTTGCGGTAACATCCTATATTTTTGCAATGAAGCACAGTAAAAGTTCAACAAAATCAGCAAGCTTCCACATTTTCATGATAAGCATCCTTATTAGAGTGGATAGACAAGGTTACTTCGTCTTACCGATGCGAATATCCGGGAATTCAAGACATAATTGTGAAACAAATTGAGCAATTTTTACCTATGTAACATAAAACAATAGAGGATGTCAGCATACATCAAATGCATTTACACTTACTGCTCGTGACAACAAAGTATGCAGTTTCGGAAGTGCACACATCAATGCGATATATCAATGTAGCGTGCAAAAAGAATACAGATGGCACATGTTTTATAGATGACAGATATGTGAAAACACAA encodes the following:
- the LOC113310144 gene encoding trihelix transcription factor GT-2-like → MSSLIGNSGGGGGAAAAAAATSTSTSTTGVNNESGSMNVDFPENERLRITAGGLSEEGDRNSSGGSRWPRQETMALLKIRSDMDVIFRDSTLKGPLWEEVSRKLADLGYHRNAKKCKEKFENVYKYHKRTKDGRSTKQDGKTYRFFDQLEALENQFPSSSSSSLPADIKTQASSLPAATLMAPTDPIIITNSSQPTTITTAIPIPSKLPNISTTEFMTTSPSTSSSMFSLGGEDSEGTPTQNKKRKLTIFFENLMKEVIQKQETLQKEFLEAIEKYEHQRMVREEQWKMQELARINREHEILIQERSIAAAKDAAVIAFLQKMSSSSTSQQPTPSNNNNQIIPVPLQEPEKIDDNPPPIIRPSSDNNNNNGNKDENSFLPRISSSRWPKVEIEALIKMRTDLEAKYQDNGPKGPLWEEVSTGMKKLGYNRNAKRCKEKWENINKYYKKVKESNKKRPEDSKTCPYFDQLEELYKQKNNRRAILHNNSSSEPQQQTPEKGQEQEQDLDDIDGDEDEGEDGYEVAVHKTSMGTAAD